In one window of Prionailurus bengalensis isolate Pbe53 chromosome B3, Fcat_Pben_1.1_paternal_pri, whole genome shotgun sequence DNA:
- the LOC122468973 gene encoding LOW QUALITY PROTEIN: 60S ribosomal protein L28-like (The sequence of the model RefSeq protein was modified relative to this genomic sequence to represent the inferred CDS: inserted 2 bases in 1 codon; deleted 1 base in 1 codon) produces MSAHLQWMVMQNRSSFLIKGNKQMYNPLPNNLKPRNSFLYDGMINHKTXGVEPAAANCKGVVVVIRQRSGQ; encoded by the exons ATGTCAGCCCACCTGCAATGGATGGTCATGCAGAACCGCTCCAGCTTCCTGATCAAGGGCAACAAGCAGATGTACAACCCTTTGCCCAATAACCTGAAGCCACGCAACTCGTTCTTATACGATGGGATGATTAACCACAAGAC GGGCGTGGAGCCCGCAGCC GCCAACTGCAAAGGGGTGGTTGTGGTCATTAGGCAGAGATCTGGCCAGTGA